From one Amycolatopsis sp. FDAARGOS 1241 genomic stretch:
- a CDS encoding tyrosine-type recombinase/integrase — MRYKIHMLVSEAQQAFFAARRPRKDSPHTTAAYRRDLAGITTLLLAELGHMPETLAVHHLTASALRAAFGAFADGHAKSSVLRAWSTWNQFLTFCVSDGLLAGNPMGAVARPKTPPLTPKPLRGEETPERLLAAAADGARRARDPWPERDVLVLALGLVAGLRAAEMRALTPRSVVGRDGELRLHVHGKGSRDRSIPVQPVLARLIEDYTKSCRRRFPQARFPASEPLLRDRAGEPIGRGALEYLVKSCYRWAGLHDRVPAGANLHALRHTFATRLAEDGATASEIMTLLGHASLATSQNYIEATGREQRAAAASNRTYRALDGLGADSGG, encoded by the coding sequence GTGCGGTACAAGATCCACATGCTGGTTTCCGAGGCACAGCAAGCGTTCTTCGCGGCACGGCGGCCGCGCAAGGACTCGCCGCACACCACCGCCGCCTACCGCCGCGACCTCGCCGGGATCACCACTCTCCTGCTGGCCGAGCTCGGCCACATGCCGGAAACGCTTGCGGTGCACCACCTCACCGCGTCGGCGCTGCGCGCTGCGTTCGGCGCGTTCGCCGACGGCCACGCGAAGAGCTCGGTGCTGCGGGCGTGGTCGACGTGGAACCAGTTCCTCACCTTCTGCGTGTCCGACGGCTTGCTCGCGGGGAATCCGATGGGTGCTGTGGCGCGGCCGAAGACACCGCCGCTGACGCCGAAACCGTTGCGGGGGGAGGAAACCCCGGAGCGCCTGCTCGCCGCCGCGGCCGACGGTGCGCGGCGGGCGCGGGATCCGTGGCCGGAGCGCGACGTCCTGGTACTCGCGCTCGGGCTCGTCGCGGGCCTGCGGGCGGCGGAGATGCGGGCACTGACGCCGCGGTCGGTCGTGGGGCGCGACGGTGAGCTGCGGCTGCACGTCCACGGCAAGGGTAGCCGGGACCGGTCGATCCCGGTGCAGCCGGTGCTGGCGAGGCTGATCGAGGACTACACGAAATCGTGCCGGCGGCGGTTTCCGCAGGCGCGGTTCCCGGCGTCGGAGCCGTTGTTGCGTGATCGGGCGGGTGAGCCGATCGGGCGCGGAGCGCTGGAGTACCTGGTGAAGTCGTGTTACCGCTGGGCCGGCCTGCACGACCGGGTGCCGGCGGGGGCGAACCTGCACGCACTGCGGCACACGTTCGCGACGCGGCTCGCGGAGGACGGGGCGACGGCGTCGGAGATCATGACGTTGCTGGGGCACGCGAGCCTGGCGACGAGCCAGAACTACATCGAGGCGACGGGGCGGGAGCAGCGGGCCGCGGCGGCGAGCAACCGGACCTACCGCGCGCTGGACGGGCTGGGGGCCGACAGTGGCGGATGA